Proteins from a single region of Halorubrum sp. 2020YC2:
- the serA gene encoding phosphoglycerate dehydrogenase: MKVLVTDPIADAGLDRLRDAGHEVVTDYEADGDALLDAVADANALIVRSGTDVSEAVFEAASDLVIVGRAGIGVDNIDIEAATDHGVIVANAPEGNVRAAAEHTVAMTFAVARSIPQAHGRLVGGEWAKGEFLGTEVNNKTLTIVGLGRVGQEVAKRLDSLGMDLVVYDPYISEERADRMGAELVEDLHDALAAGDFATIHTPLLPETEGMIGEAELAQLEGGYLINCARGGIVDEDALAAAVDDGVLAGAALDSFAEEPLPDDSPLLDVEEIVLTPHLGASTEAAQENVAVDTAEAVLAAFDGEPVLTALNAPSVDESAFPRIEPYIDVAETAGKVAAQLLDGRITEVETTYEGDIAAEEVDLVTASALKGVFEPLEWQVNSVNAPRLAEERGIEVTESKTRQTDDFQSLVRVTVRNGDDEIAVEGTLFAGEDARIVRIDGFRVDAVPYGHMLVARNTDEPGVIGLIGTVLGDHGVNIAGMFNGRETQGGEALTVYNLDSAVPDAAIDDLLADDRIVEITEITLDGADGRADE; this comes from the coding sequence ATGAAGGTACTCGTGACCGACCCCATCGCGGACGCGGGGTTGGACCGACTCCGAGACGCCGGCCACGAGGTCGTCACCGACTACGAAGCCGACGGCGACGCGCTGCTCGACGCCGTCGCCGACGCCAACGCGCTGATCGTGCGGTCCGGAACGGACGTGAGCGAGGCCGTCTTCGAGGCCGCGAGCGATCTGGTCATCGTCGGCCGCGCCGGCATCGGCGTCGACAACATCGACATCGAGGCCGCCACCGACCACGGGGTCATCGTCGCGAACGCGCCCGAGGGGAACGTCCGCGCCGCCGCCGAGCACACGGTCGCGATGACGTTCGCCGTCGCGCGCTCGATCCCGCAGGCGCACGGCCGCCTCGTCGGCGGCGAGTGGGCGAAAGGCGAGTTCCTCGGCACCGAGGTGAACAACAAGACGCTCACCATCGTCGGCCTCGGCCGCGTCGGTCAGGAGGTCGCCAAGCGCCTCGACTCGCTCGGGATGGATCTGGTCGTCTACGACCCGTACATCTCCGAGGAGCGCGCGGACCGGATGGGCGCCGAACTCGTCGAGGACCTCCACGACGCGCTCGCGGCCGGCGACTTCGCGACGATCCACACCCCGCTCCTCCCCGAGACGGAGGGGATGATCGGGGAGGCCGAGCTGGCCCAGCTGGAGGGCGGCTACCTGATCAACTGCGCCCGCGGCGGCATCGTCGACGAGGACGCGCTCGCGGCGGCGGTCGACGACGGCGTCCTCGCGGGCGCCGCGCTCGACTCCTTCGCGGAGGAGCCGCTCCCCGACGACTCCCCCCTGCTCGACGTCGAAGAGATCGTCTTGACGCCACACCTCGGCGCTTCCACGGAGGCCGCACAGGAGAACGTCGCGGTCGACACCGCCGAGGCGGTGCTGGCCGCGTTCGACGGCGAGCCGGTCCTGACGGCGCTCAACGCGCCCTCCGTCGACGAGAGCGCCTTCCCGCGGATCGAGCCGTACATCGACGTGGCCGAGACCGCCGGCAAGGTCGCCGCCCAGCTGCTCGACGGCCGGATCACGGAGGTGGAGACGACCTACGAGGGCGACATCGCCGCCGAGGAGGTCGACCTCGTCACCGCGAGCGCCCTGAAGGGCGTCTTCGAGCCGCTGGAGTGGCAGGTGAACTCGGTGAACGCGCCGCGGCTCGCGGAGGAGCGCGGCATCGAGGTGACGGAGTCGAAGACCCGCCAGACCGACGACTTCCAGAGCCTCGTGCGCGTCACCGTCCGCAACGGCGACGACGAGATCGCGGTCGAGGGGACCCTGTTCGCCGGCGAGGACGCCCGCATCGTCCGGATCGACGGGTTCCGCGTCGACGCGGTCCCGTACGGCCACATGCTGGTCGCGCGCAACACCGACGAGCCGGGCGTCATCGGCCTCATCGGCACCGTCCTGGGCGACCACGGCGTGAACATCGCCGGGATGTTCAACGGCCGCGAGACGCAGGGCGGGGAGGCGCTCACCGTCTACAACCTCGACTCGGCCGTCCCCGACGCCGCTATCGATGACCTCCTCGCGGACGACCGGATCGTCGAGATCACCGAGATCACGCTGGACGGCGCCGACGGCCGCGCCGACGAGTAG
- the thrC gene encoding threonine synthase translates to MDLAIDAPTPAAPDCAADGTWLACIACDETFAPFEEVRYTCDDCGGLLEVRYDDPPTFDEFGSGAPSEGPDRGVWRYREALPFDLGVTLPEGDTPLHRVPRIEEAVGVDALRVKHEGMNPTGSFKDRGMTVGVRVAKELGVGALACASTGNTSAALAAYGGRGDMRTLVLLPAGKVAAGKVAQASLHGARILEVDGNFDACLDIVQALAARGEAYLLNSLNPFRLEGQKTIGFEILEEFYADYGSFPDRIVLPVGNAGNTSALYKGFRELVQAGALDVDEVPKLTGVQAEGAAPMVEAIEEGNEEIRRWEEVETRATAIRIGNPVNAPKAIPGVRNTGGTAVAVSDPEITAAQRHLAAEGVGVEPASAASLAGLKKLRREGVVDDDERVVCLTTGHLLKDPDAAYEAGGDPEPVPNDVDAVLDHLRD, encoded by the coding sequence ATGGATCTCGCCATCGACGCCCCGACCCCGGCGGCGCCCGACTGCGCCGCCGACGGGACGTGGCTCGCGTGCATCGCGTGCGACGAGACGTTCGCCCCCTTCGAGGAGGTCCGGTACACCTGCGACGACTGCGGCGGCCTGCTCGAAGTGCGCTACGACGACCCGCCGACGTTCGACGAGTTCGGGTCGGGCGCGCCCTCCGAGGGCCCCGACCGCGGCGTCTGGCGCTACCGCGAGGCGCTCCCGTTCGACCTCGGGGTCACGCTCCCCGAGGGCGACACCCCGCTCCACCGCGTCCCCCGGATCGAGGAGGCGGTCGGCGTCGACGCCCTCCGGGTCAAACACGAGGGGATGAACCCCACCGGCTCGTTCAAGGACCGCGGGATGACCGTCGGCGTCCGGGTCGCGAAGGAGCTCGGGGTCGGCGCGCTCGCGTGCGCCTCGACGGGCAACACCTCGGCCGCGCTCGCGGCCTACGGCGGGCGCGGCGACATGCGGACGCTCGTGCTCCTCCCCGCGGGGAAGGTCGCGGCGGGGAAGGTCGCGCAGGCGAGCCTCCACGGCGCGCGCATCCTGGAGGTCGACGGCAACTTCGACGCCTGCCTCGACATCGTGCAGGCGCTGGCCGCCCGCGGCGAGGCGTACCTGCTCAACTCCCTAAACCCGTTCCGCCTGGAGGGCCAGAAGACGATCGGCTTCGAGATCCTAGAGGAGTTCTACGCCGACTACGGGAGCTTCCCCGACCGGATCGTCCTCCCCGTCGGCAACGCCGGCAACACCTCGGCGCTGTACAAGGGGTTCCGCGAACTCGTGCAGGCGGGCGCGCTCGACGTCGACGAGGTCCCCAAACTGACCGGCGTCCAGGCGGAGGGCGCCGCCCCGATGGTCGAGGCGATAGAGGAGGGGAACGAGGAGATCCGGCGCTGGGAGGAGGTAGAGACCCGCGCGACCGCGATCCGGATCGGCAACCCCGTCAACGCGCCGAAGGCGATCCCCGGCGTCCGGAACACCGGCGGCACCGCGGTCGCCGTGAGCGACCCGGAGATCACCGCCGCGCAGCGCCACCTCGCGGCCGAGGGCGTCGGCGTCGAACCCGCGTCCGCGGCGAGCCTCGCGGGCCTGAAGAAGCTCCGCCGCGAGGGCGTCGTCGACGACGACGAGCGGGTGGTCTGCCTGACGACCGGCCACCTCCTCAAGGACCCCGACGCCGCCTACGAGGCCGGCGGCGACCCCGAACCCGTCCCGAACGACGTCGACGCGGTCCTCGACCACCTGCGCGACTGA
- the upp gene encoding uracil phosphoribosyltransferase — MTIEDRDDAYLITHALATDTLSRLRDVETEQVAFRKGLVKLGRICGYEIIDGAMETEYVPVETPLAETTGERVKGLDDVVIINVLRAATPFVEGLLKAFPRAKQGVISAGRDEAAGMTDDGEFPITIDYVKLPEIRPEDTVIVADPMLATGSTMCAVLDHVLDEADDLEDLFVLSAVSAPEGLVRVSESVPDADLLTVAIDDRLDGDGFIVPGLGDAGDRAFRTV, encoded by the coding sequence ATGACGATCGAAGACCGCGACGACGCGTACCTCATCACCCACGCGCTGGCGACGGACACCCTCTCGCGGCTGCGCGACGTCGAGACCGAGCAGGTCGCGTTCCGCAAGGGGCTGGTGAAGCTCGGCCGGATCTGCGGCTACGAGATCATCGACGGCGCGATGGAGACCGAGTACGTCCCCGTCGAGACCCCTCTCGCGGAGACCACCGGCGAGCGCGTGAAGGGGCTCGACGACGTGGTGATCATCAACGTCCTCCGGGCCGCGACGCCGTTCGTCGAGGGGCTCCTGAAGGCGTTCCCCCGCGCGAAACAGGGAGTCATCTCCGCCGGCCGCGACGAGGCGGCCGGGATGACCGACGACGGCGAGTTCCCGATCACCATCGACTACGTGAAGCTCCCGGAGATCCGGCCCGAGGACACCGTGATCGTCGCGGACCCGATGCTCGCCACCGGCTCGACGATGTGCGCCGTCCTCGACCACGTCCTCGACGAGGCCGACGACCTCGAGGACCTGTTCGTCCTCTCGGCGGTCTCCGCGCCCGAGGGGCTCGTGCGCGTGAGCGAGTCGGTCCCCGACGCCGACCTGCTGACGGTCGCCATCGACGACCGCCTCGACGGGGACGGGTTCATCGTTCCCGGGCTGGGAGACGCCGGCGACCGGGCGTTCCGGACGGTGTGA
- a CDS encoding cupin domain-containing protein, whose protein sequence is MGYRVVDVDSVDPEPDRPSECRKLSGPGGLDAVAINRFSAAPGEQLPLAYHYHETQQEAFYVLDGTLAVETPERTYEVPADDLFVVDPESPQRAYNPADGDGHVTVLAIGAPPADGDAVAYEPSESDPK, encoded by the coding sequence ATGGGATATCGCGTCGTCGACGTCGACTCGGTCGACCCGGAGCCGGACCGACCGTCCGAGTGTCGGAAGCTGTCCGGTCCCGGCGGCCTCGACGCCGTGGCGATCAACCGGTTCAGCGCCGCGCCTGGCGAGCAGCTACCGCTCGCGTACCACTACCACGAGACCCAACAGGAGGCGTTCTACGTGCTCGACGGGACGCTCGCGGTCGAGACCCCCGAGCGCACCTACGAGGTCCCGGCGGACGACCTGTTCGTCGTGGACCCGGAGAGCCCGCAGCGAGCGTACAACCCGGCCGACGGCGACGGCCACGTGACCGTGTTGGCGATCGGCGCGCCACCGGCCGACGGCGACGCGGTCGCGTACGAGCCGTCTGAAAGCGACCCGAAATAA
- a CDS encoding DUF5828 family protein produces the protein MEESISGFKVRGDWGDVVEHGERIALALREVGIDGDAYYEFDEWRPKTHERIDEDVSEKTAAQASVDEGKGERAGQSPGDDLQTAGEKLTESYEKVEENDTESARESWGESIEHVARAADSASRKALRKVEDAVYRNVMTQMAPYYFDNELVSANIQEVARAEDGETFVFEVNVNDDELKGEVSDVLGEYESEIDRWHVEAEKRTEDVAAAEGVEPPAEEGGPDSTTT, from the coding sequence ATGGAAGAGAGCATCTCCGGCTTCAAAGTGCGCGGCGACTGGGGCGACGTCGTCGAACACGGCGAGCGGATCGCCCTCGCGCTCCGGGAGGTCGGCATCGACGGCGACGCCTACTACGAGTTCGACGAGTGGCGTCCCAAGACCCACGAGCGCATCGACGAGGACGTCTCGGAGAAGACCGCGGCGCAGGCCTCCGTCGACGAGGGGAAAGGCGAGCGCGCCGGGCAGTCGCCGGGCGACGACCTCCAGACAGCCGGCGAGAAGCTCACGGAGTCCTACGAGAAGGTCGAGGAGAACGACACCGAGAGCGCCCGCGAGAGCTGGGGCGAGTCGATAGAACACGTCGCCCGCGCGGCCGACTCGGCCAGCCGGAAGGCGCTCCGGAAGGTGGAAGACGCCGTCTACCGGAACGTGATGACCCAGATGGCGCCGTACTACTTCGACAACGAGCTCGTCAGCGCCAACATTCAGGAGGTCGCCCGCGCCGAGGACGGCGAGACGTTCGTCTTCGAGGTGAACGTCAACGACGACGAGCTGAAGGGGGAGGTGTCGGACGTGCTCGGGGAGTACGAGTCCGAAATCGACCGCTGGCACGTCGAGGCCGAGAAGCGGACCGAGGACGTCGCGGCCGCCGAGGGCGTCGAGCCGCCGGCCGAGGAGGGCGGCCCGGACTCGACGACGACGTAA
- a CDS encoding helix-turn-helix domain-containing protein, whose translation MSDPEIEDLVGDRSPSFEHVLSCVFGVRDHESRAYLALLEHPGSTVAELADALDRDRSNVNRSLSTLREKGLVERRRRLLDSGGYVYQYTAIPVPEAKRRLHDALDEWVADVHDAIDGFDPDEA comes from the coding sequence ATGAGCGACCCCGAAATCGAGGACCTCGTCGGCGACCGGTCTCCCTCGTTCGAACACGTCCTCTCCTGCGTCTTCGGCGTGCGCGACCACGAGAGCCGCGCGTACCTCGCGCTGTTGGAGCACCCGGGCAGCACCGTCGCGGAGCTGGCCGACGCGCTCGACCGGGACCGGTCGAACGTGAACCGGTCGCTGTCGACGTTACGGGAGAAGGGACTCGTCGAGCGCCGCCGGCGGCTGCTCGACTCCGGCGGCTACGTCTACCAGTACACCGCGATTCCGGTCCCGGAGGCCAAGCGCCGCCTCCACGACGCCCTCGACGAGTGGGTCGCGGACGTCCACGACGCCATCGACGGCTTCGACCCGGACGAGGCCTGA
- a CDS encoding S9 family peptidase, whose product MERVTAADYRDLAVPSDPRISPDGDRVAFVRRQPNDDDGYETTVYLVDAAGEDEPRRLTLPEGSDAEPRWSPSGDRIAFTSTRGAADDRQQLWVLPLDGGEARRVTDVVGGVSAVAWSPDGERIAFVQSVTADDREADRDLAVPDDYEPEDHPDPRVIDRTVYRAAERYFDGRRPGVYAVDADATVGGVTDPDPAESGAVRRVTDRDADFAAPSWGDADTLYYTEAVGDDPDDSVEIAIHARDLAAGEDERVHTTTGWGADLAATPDGRVAFTHAEPDQVSMRPTDLRVLDADSGAVTDLTGDLDRGLGRGTTPQWGPADETLYFATPDEGKTALWHVPADGSADPERLLRPGTVSGATVGGEADAGPESVTVAYAASEWDHPGDAFAYDAAADETARLTELNADYLDERAIGEPEALRFESDGVEIQGWLLTPPESATDADEPYPLAVEIHGGPHAMWSTAGTMWHEFQTLAARGYAVFWSNPRGSTGYGEEFMQAIERDWGAVTTRDVMAGVETVADRPEVDASNAFVTGGSFGGFMTAWIVGQTDYFRGAVSQRGVYDLTGFYGSTDAAYKLVEGDFDTVPSEEPEWLWERSPTGHADAVDTPTLLIHSEDDTRTPICTAELYHRILRKNGVDTRFVRYPREGHELSRSGEPAHVVDRIERIARWFDGYSEHHDAERALDRPGDDGLTAGAESDADAGDEAEK is encoded by the coding sequence ATGGAGCGCGTCACCGCCGCCGACTACCGCGACCTCGCGGTCCCGTCCGACCCCCGTATCTCGCCGGACGGCGACCGCGTCGCCTTCGTGCGCCGACAGCCGAACGACGACGACGGCTACGAGACGACGGTGTACCTCGTCGACGCCGCGGGCGAGGACGAGCCGCGCCGGCTCACCCTCCCCGAGGGCTCGGACGCCGAGCCGCGCTGGAGCCCCTCCGGCGACCGGATCGCCTTCACCTCCACCCGGGGCGCGGCCGACGACCGCCAGCAGCTGTGGGTCCTCCCGCTCGACGGCGGCGAGGCGCGCCGCGTCACCGACGTGGTCGGCGGCGTCTCCGCCGTCGCGTGGTCGCCCGACGGCGAGCGGATCGCGTTCGTCCAGTCGGTGACGGCCGACGACCGAGAAGCGGACCGCGACCTCGCGGTCCCGGACGACTACGAGCCGGAGGACCACCCGGACCCGCGGGTCATCGACCGGACCGTCTACCGGGCCGCCGAGCGCTACTTCGACGGCCGCCGCCCCGGCGTGTACGCCGTCGACGCGGACGCGACTGTCGGCGGCGTCACCGACCCCGACCCGGCCGAGTCCGGGGCGGTCAGGCGGGTCACCGACCGCGACGCCGACTTCGCCGCGCCCTCGTGGGGCGACGCCGACACGCTGTATTACACCGAGGCGGTCGGGGACGACCCGGACGACTCGGTCGAGATCGCCATCCACGCCCGCGACCTCGCGGCCGGCGAGGACGAGCGCGTCCACACCACGACCGGCTGGGGCGCCGACCTCGCGGCGACGCCCGACGGCCGCGTCGCGTTCACCCACGCCGAGCCGGACCAGGTGTCGATGCGGCCGACGGACCTCCGCGTCCTCGACGCCGACTCCGGGGCCGTCACCGACCTCACCGGCGACCTCGACCGCGGCCTCGGCCGGGGGACGACCCCGCAGTGGGGACCGGCCGACGAGACGCTGTACTTCGCGACGCCCGACGAGGGGAAGACGGCGCTGTGGCACGTCCCCGCCGACGGGAGCGCCGACCCCGAGCGCCTGCTTCGGCCGGGCACCGTCTCGGGCGCGACCGTCGGCGGCGAGGCGGACGCCGGACCCGAGTCGGTGACGGTCGCGTACGCCGCCAGCGAGTGGGACCACCCGGGCGACGCGTTCGCCTACGACGCCGCGGCCGACGAGACGGCGCGCCTGACGGAGCTGAACGCCGACTACCTCGACGAGCGGGCGATCGGGGAGCCGGAGGCGCTCCGCTTCGAGTCCGACGGCGTCGAGATTCAGGGGTGGCTGCTGACGCCGCCGGAATCGGCTACCGACGCCGACGAGCCGTACCCGCTCGCGGTCGAGATCCACGGCGGCCCGCACGCGATGTGGTCGACGGCCGGGACGATGTGGCACGAGTTCCAGACGCTCGCCGCGCGCGGCTACGCCGTCTTCTGGTCGAACCCCCGCGGCTCCACCGGCTACGGCGAGGAGTTCATGCAGGCCATCGAGCGCGACTGGGGCGCGGTCACCACCCGCGACGTGATGGCCGGCGTCGAGACGGTCGCCGACCGTCCGGAGGTAGACGCGTCGAACGCGTTCGTCACCGGCGGCTCCTTCGGCGGGTTCATGACCGCGTGGATCGTCGGCCAGACGGACTACTTCCGCGGGGCTGTCTCCCAGCGCGGCGTCTACGACCTCACCGGCTTCTACGGCTCGACCGACGCGGCGTACAAGCTCGTCGAGGGCGACTTCGACACGGTCCCCTCCGAGGAGCCGGAGTGGCTCTGGGAGCGGTCCCCGACCGGCCACGCCGACGCGGTCGACACGCCGACGCTCCTGATCCACTCGGAGGACGACACGCGGACCCCGATCTGTACGGCGGAGCTGTACCACCGGATCCTCCGCAAGAACGGCGTCGACACGCGGTTCGTCAGGTACCCCCGCGAGGGCCACGAGCTCTCTCGGTCCGGCGAGCCGGCGCACGTCGTCGACCGCATCGAGCGGATCGCCCGCTGGTTCGACGGCTACTCCGAGCACCACGACGCCGAGCGCGCGCTCGACCGCCCCGGGGACGACGGGCTGACCGCGGGCGCGGAGTCGGACGCGGACGCGGGGGACGAGGCGGAGAAATAG
- a CDS encoding IMP cyclohydrolase has product MYVGRFVVVAPGVGGYRVSSRSFPNRRVRDRDRDGTLTVGPTPDAPDTDNPYVSYNCARAVEAPTGEPLAALGNGSHVDPIAEKLERGYPARDALAAALLALDYEKDDYDTPRVAGVVGADAATIGTVRRDALLVEAVEEPTVVATYETDSPEPYDLTATDAGSVATELLGADLEHPVCAAGATVDADGVALAFDNGGD; this is encoded by the coding sequence ATGTATGTCGGACGATTCGTCGTCGTCGCGCCCGGTGTCGGCGGCTACCGCGTCTCCTCGCGCTCGTTCCCGAACCGCCGCGTCCGCGACCGCGACCGCGACGGGACGCTCACCGTCGGCCCGACGCCGGACGCCCCGGACACCGACAACCCCTACGTCTCGTACAACTGCGCGCGAGCGGTCGAGGCCCCGACCGGTGAGCCGCTGGCGGCCCTCGGCAACGGCTCGCACGTCGATCCCATCGCGGAGAAGTTAGAGCGCGGGTACCCCGCCCGCGACGCGCTCGCCGCCGCGCTGCTCGCGCTCGACTACGAGAAGGACGACTACGACACGCCCCGCGTCGCCGGCGTCGTCGGCGCCGACGCGGCGACGATCGGTACCGTCCGCCGCGACGCGCTGCTCGTCGAGGCCGTCGAGGAGCCGACGGTCGTCGCGACCTACGAGACGGACTCGCCGGAGCCGTACGACCTGACAGCGACCGACGCCGGGTCGGTCGCGACCGAACTGCTCGGCGCCGACCTCGAACACCCGGTCTGCGCCGCGGGCGCGACCGTCGACGCCGACGGCGTCGCGCTCGCGTTCGACAACGGCGGCGACTGA
- the cgi121 gene encoding KEOPS complex subunit Cgi121, whose product MTAPAVDPDGNPAPDPAVRLVRGTFAIDDLDAFLAALDEIAAETGAVVQAFDADLVVSATQLREAARLAARSIARGEAVARDPGVEVMLYAAGRRQIDRALELGVSDGERPAVVLLADFGGVSGADRPDGDLAAATEAVRALAVRPPEESDGDAVGAGFDEPRVREFYGITDRELAVTNGDLADLVRERVALLDVEK is encoded by the coding sequence ATGACCGCCCCCGCGGTCGACCCCGACGGAAATCCGGCCCCGGACCCCGCGGTCCGCCTCGTCCGCGGGACGTTCGCGATCGACGACCTCGACGCGTTCCTCGCGGCCCTCGACGAAATCGCCGCGGAGACCGGCGCGGTCGTTCAGGCGTTCGACGCCGACCTCGTCGTCTCCGCGACGCAACTCCGCGAGGCCGCGCGGCTCGCGGCGCGGTCGATCGCCCGCGGCGAGGCGGTCGCGCGCGACCCCGGCGTCGAGGTCATGCTGTACGCGGCCGGACGCCGACAGATCGACCGCGCCCTCGAACTCGGCGTCTCGGATGGCGAACGCCCGGCGGTCGTCCTCCTCGCGGACTTCGGCGGCGTCTCCGGTGCGGACCGCCCCGACGGAGACCTCGCGGCCGCGACCGAGGCGGTCCGCGCGCTCGCCGTCCGTCCGCCGGAGGAATCCGACGGCGACGCGGTCGGCGCCGGATTCGACGAACCCCGCGTCCGCGAGTTCTACGGGATCACCGACCGCGAACTCGCCGTGACGAACGGGGACCTCGCCGATCTGGTCCGCGAGCGCGTCGCGCTGCTGGACGTCGAGAAGTGA
- a CDS encoding ATP-dependent DNA helicase, which yields MEPSSLSGLPAGVGEALEAEGVAELYPPQQAAVEAGVTDGESLVAAVPTASGKTLIAELAMLSSVERGGKALYIVPLRALASEKKAEFERWEEFGVTVGVSTGNYDSDGEWLASRDIIVATSEKVDSLIRNGAPWIDDLTCVVSDEVHLVDDSHRGPTLEVTLAKLRKVNPGLQTVALSATVGNADVIADWLDAELVESDWRPIELRTGVHFGNAVNFDDGSQREVPVERGEDQTARLVADALDTEEDGQGGSSLVFVNSRRNAESSARKLGEVTAPRLTGEERDRLRELAEEIRGVSDTDTSEDLADAVEQGSAFHHAGLASEHRSLIEDAFRDRLIKCVSATPTLAAGVNTPARRVIVRDWRRYDGEFGGMQPLDVLEVHQMCGRAGRPGLDPYGEAVLLANDADTREELFDRYVWAEAEPVRSKLAAEPALRTHVLATVASGFAATREGLLSFLDNTLYAAQTDDEGRLAAVTDTVLDYLTVNGFVERDRDGGSEGIAATGIGHTVSRLYLDPMSAAEILDGLRTVADGDVESDAGDFVPADGAAPEPDADADDSGFTTYTRADEEGSDSVDEADEATEPESASVTPLGLYHLVSRTPDTYELYLKSGDREEYTEVCYERETELLGDVPSEYEDVRFEDWLAALKTARLLEDWANEVDEDRIAERYGVGPGDIRGKVDTAEWLLRAAETLARDVEGIDGDAVVQVREARKRLEYGVREELLDLAGVHNVGRKRARRLYEAGIESRADLREADKAVVLGALRGRERTAERILENAGREDPSLDGVDPDSSASAAATAGADADGDGDGQASLGDFG from the coding sequence ATGGAACCGAGTTCGCTCTCCGGGCTCCCCGCGGGCGTCGGCGAGGCGCTCGAAGCGGAGGGCGTCGCGGAGCTGTACCCGCCCCAGCAGGCGGCCGTCGAGGCGGGCGTCACCGACGGCGAGAGCCTCGTCGCGGCGGTCCCGACCGCGTCGGGGAAGACCCTGATCGCCGAGCTGGCGATGCTGTCGTCCGTCGAGCGCGGCGGGAAGGCCCTCTACATCGTCCCGCTGCGCGCGCTCGCCAGCGAGAAGAAGGCCGAGTTCGAGCGCTGGGAGGAGTTCGGCGTCACGGTCGGCGTCTCCACGGGCAACTACGACTCCGACGGCGAGTGGCTCGCGAGCCGGGACATCATCGTCGCCACCTCGGAGAAGGTGGACTCGCTCATCCGCAACGGCGCGCCGTGGATCGACGACCTCACCTGCGTCGTCAGCGACGAGGTCCACCTCGTCGACGACTCGCACCGCGGCCCCACCCTCGAAGTGACCCTCGCGAAGCTCCGCAAGGTGAACCCCGGCCTCCAGACGGTCGCGCTCTCCGCGACCGTCGGCAACGCGGACGTCATCGCCGACTGGCTCGACGCCGAGCTCGTCGAGTCCGACTGGCGCCCCATCGAGCTCCGAACTGGCGTCCACTTCGGCAACGCGGTCAACTTCGACGACGGGAGCCAGCGCGAGGTGCCCGTCGAGCGCGGCGAGGACCAGACCGCGAGGCTCGTCGCGGACGCCTTAGACACCGAGGAAGACGGGCAGGGCGGCTCCTCGCTCGTCTTCGTCAACTCCCGGCGTAACGCGGAGTCGTCGGCCCGCAAGCTGGGCGAGGTCACCGCGCCGCGGCTCACCGGCGAGGAGCGGGACCGCCTGCGCGAGCTGGCCGAAGAGATCCGCGGCGTCTCCGACACCGACACCTCCGAGGACCTCGCGGACGCGGTCGAGCAGGGGTCGGCGTTCCACCACGCCGGCCTCGCGAGCGAGCACCGGAGCCTGATCGAGGACGCCTTCCGCGACCGCCTGATCAAGTGCGTCTCCGCGACGCCGACGCTCGCCGCCGGCGTCAACACCCCAGCCCGCCGGGTGATCGTGCGCGACTGGCGCCGCTACGACGGGGAGTTCGGCGGGATGCAGCCCCTCGACGTCCTCGAAGTCCACCAGATGTGCGGCCGCGCGGGCCGCCCGGGGCTCGACCCCTACGGTGAGGCGGTGCTACTCGCGAACGACGCGGACACCCGCGAGGAGCTGTTCGACCGCTACGTCTGGGCCGAGGCGGAGCCGGTCCGCTCGAAGCTGGCGGCCGAGCCCGCGCTCCGGACCCACGTCCTCGCGACGGTCGCGTCCGGCTTCGCCGCCACCCGCGAGGGGCTGCTCTCCTTCCTCGATAACACCCTCTACGCGGCCCAGACCGACGACGAGGGGCGCCTCGCTGCGGTCACCGACACGGTCCTCGACTACCTGACGGTCAACGGCTTCGTCGAGCGCGACCGCGACGGCGGAAGCGAGGGCATCGCGGCGACCGGGATCGGCCACACCGTCTCGCGGCTCTACCTCGACCCGATGAGCGCGGCCGAGATACTCGACGGACTCCGGACCGTGGCGGACGGTGACGTCGAGAGCGACGCCGGCGACTTCGTCCCCGCCGACGGCGCCGCCCCGGAGCCCGACGCCGACGCAGACGACTCCGGATTCACGACGTACACGCGGGCGGACGAGGAAGGGAGCGACTCCGTCGACGAGGCGGACGAGGCCACCGAACCCGAGTCCGCTTCGGTCACCCCCCTCGGCCTCTACCACCTCGTCAGCCGGACCCCGGACACCTACGAGCTGTACCTCAAGTCCGGCGACCGCGAGGAGTACACCGAGGTCTGCTACGAGCGCGAGACGGAGCTTCTGGGCGACGTGCCCTCGGAGTACGAGGACGTACGCTTCGAGGACTGGCTCGCCGCGCTGAAGACCGCCCGGCTCCTCGAAGACTGGGCGAACGAGGTTGACGAGGACCGGATCGCGGAGCGGTACGGCGTCGGCCCGGGCGACATCCGCGGGAAGGTCGACACCGCCGAGTGGCTCCTCCGCGCGGCGGAGACGCTCGCGCGCGACGTGGAGGGCATCGACGGCGACGCCGTCGTTCAGGTCCGCGAGGCCCGCAAGCGGCTGGAGTACGGGGTCCGCGAGGAGCTGCTCGACCTCGCCGGCGTCCACAACGTCGGCCGCAAGCGCGCCCGCCGCCTCTACGAGGCCGGCATCGAGAGCCGCGCCGACCTCCGGGAGGCCGACAAGGCGGTCGTCCTCGGCGCGCTCCGCGGCCGCGAGCGCACCGCCGAGCGGATCCTGGAGAACGCCGGCCGCGAGGACCCGTCGCTCGACGGCGTCGACCCCGACAGTTCGGCCTCCGCGGCGGCCACCGCGGGCGCTGACGCCGACGGCGACGGCGACGGGCAGGCGAGCCTGGGTGACTTCGGATGA